The proteins below are encoded in one region of Streptomyces cyanogenus:
- a CDS encoding LLM class flavin-dependent oxidoreductase, with product MSSTSPAPLHLAVALDGTGWHPASWREPVARPRDLFTAGYWADLITEAERGLLDFVTLEDDLGPQSSRLLAPDERTDQVRGRLDAVLIASRVAPLTRHIGLVPTVVATHTEPFHISKAIATLDHVSGGRAGVRVRTTFRPDEAAHFGRRTIPQIDGFDGPGAQELITELFDEAADYVEVVRRLWDSWEDDAEIRDAATGRFIDRDKLHYIDFEGRFFSVKGPSITPRPPQGQPLVTALAHRTVPYRLVARRADVGYVTPQDADGARAVVAEIRAEQEAAGRADETLHVFGDLVVLLDDSRAEAEARRDRLDTLAGEPYTSDARIFTGTAAELADLLEEFAEGGLTGFRLRPAVAGHDLPRITRDLVPELQRRRRFRDAYEAGTLRGLLGLARPANRYAAA from the coding sequence GTGTCCTCGACCTCCCCCGCCCCCCTGCACCTCGCCGTCGCCCTGGACGGCACCGGCTGGCACCCCGCGTCCTGGCGCGAGCCGGTCGCCCGCCCCCGGGACCTGTTCACCGCCGGCTACTGGGCCGACCTGATCACCGAGGCCGAACGCGGCCTGCTCGACTTCGTCACCCTGGAGGACGACCTCGGCCCGCAGTCCTCCCGGCTCCTCGCGCCCGACGAGCGCACCGACCAGGTCCGCGGCCGGCTCGACGCGGTTCTCATCGCCTCCCGCGTCGCCCCGCTCACCCGGCACATAGGCCTGGTCCCGACCGTGGTGGCCACGCACACCGAGCCGTTCCACATCTCCAAGGCGATCGCCACCCTCGACCACGTCAGCGGCGGACGCGCGGGCGTGCGCGTGCGGACCACCTTCCGACCGGACGAGGCCGCGCACTTCGGCCGCCGCACCATCCCCCAAATCGACGGCTTCGACGGCCCCGGCGCCCAGGAGCTGATCACCGAACTGTTCGACGAGGCCGCCGACTACGTGGAGGTGGTCCGCCGGCTCTGGGACAGCTGGGAGGACGACGCCGAGATCCGGGACGCGGCGACCGGCCGCTTCATCGACCGGGACAAGCTGCACTACATCGACTTCGAGGGCCGCTTCTTCAGCGTCAAGGGCCCCTCCATCACGCCCCGGCCGCCGCAGGGCCAGCCGCTGGTCACCGCGCTCGCCCACCGGACCGTCCCGTACCGGCTGGTGGCCCGCCGGGCCGACGTCGGCTACGTCACCCCGCAGGACGCGGACGGGGCCCGCGCGGTCGTCGCCGAGATCCGCGCCGAGCAGGAGGCGGCGGGCCGCGCCGACGAGACCCTGCACGTCTTCGGTGACCTCGTCGTCCTCCTGGACGACAGCCGGGCCGAGGCGGAGGCCCGCCGCGACCGTCTCGACACGCTCGCCGGGGAGCCCTACACCAGCGACGCCCGGATCTTCACCGGCACGGCCGCCGAACTGGCGGACCTGCTGGAGGAGTTCGCGGAAGGCGGGCTGACCGGCTTCCGGCTGCGGCCCGCGGTCGCCGGTCACGACCTGCCCCGGATCACCCGGGACCTGGTGCCCGAGCTGCAGCGCCGCCGCCGCTTCCGGGACGCCTACGAGGCCGGCACCCTGCGCGGCCTCCTCGGCCTCGCCCGCCCCGCCAACCGCTACGCGGCAGCCTGA
- a CDS encoding S8/S53 family peptidase translates to MAPHRFHEQFEHIQRSLPDVPLTMGPDDSAGFLYEKGVLLVRDGEEAGFVEDAVRIHFTETRGLVPDHVRRVGPQAGRTGVTRIRVGDPAGGEDTVPHALRAVREAEDRQGRRLAGRNHVVHIAVNACPGDEPVPAPRTESVNSAAAEGSYDPATAVGVLVVDTGLVHDHRSYPLLAHTTGDAQLTETDGDGVLRQYVGHGTFIAGILAAVAPNTDITVRGTLNDAGAVLESEFGALLFEAVDRDGWPDIISLSAGTPSADTDGLIGLDGFMRELRDQRTLLVAAAGNNGSDTPFWPAAYAALPEYADCVLSVGALRADGESGACFTNHGPWVRVHAPGERLTSALTGFTTPVPYVYQHSTYDACRFGAAYPCTCRYPRHTGVLSEGRESTGGKPDQVMFDGLAQWSGTSFATPVAAGLVAARMSAYRERDPRAAGAGLLAATTERAEVRGAHVPALRPPTWRPVPVAAAALPV, encoded by the coding sequence ATGGCACCACACCGCTTCCACGAGCAGTTCGAGCACATCCAGCGCTCGCTGCCGGACGTACCCCTGACCATGGGACCGGACGACTCGGCCGGGTTCCTCTACGAGAAGGGCGTTCTGCTGGTCCGCGACGGCGAGGAGGCCGGGTTCGTCGAGGACGCCGTGCGCATCCACTTCACCGAGACCCGGGGGCTGGTCCCCGACCACGTGCGCCGCGTCGGGCCGCAGGCCGGCCGCACCGGTGTCACCCGGATCCGGGTCGGCGACCCGGCCGGGGGCGAGGACACCGTGCCGCACGCGCTGCGCGCGGTGCGGGAGGCCGAGGACCGCCAGGGCCGCCGGCTGGCCGGCCGCAACCACGTGGTGCACATCGCGGTCAACGCCTGCCCCGGCGACGAGCCGGTGCCCGCCCCCCGCACCGAGTCCGTCAACTCGGCGGCCGCCGAGGGGAGTTACGACCCGGCCACCGCGGTCGGCGTGCTCGTTGTCGACACCGGTCTGGTGCACGACCACCGCTCCTACCCGCTGCTCGCCCACACCACGGGCGACGCCCAGCTCACCGAGACCGACGGCGACGGCGTGCTCCGCCAGTACGTCGGCCACGGCACGTTCATCGCCGGGATCCTCGCGGCCGTCGCGCCCAACACCGACATCACCGTGCGTGGCACCCTCAACGACGCCGGCGCCGTGCTGGAGTCCGAGTTCGGCGCGCTGCTCTTCGAGGCCGTCGACCGGGACGGCTGGCCGGACATCATCAGCCTCTCCGCGGGCACCCCGAGTGCCGACACCGACGGTCTGATCGGTCTGGACGGGTTCATGCGGGAACTGCGCGACCAGCGCACGCTGCTGGTGGCCGCCGCCGGCAACAACGGCAGCGACACCCCCTTCTGGCCCGCCGCCTACGCCGCCCTGCCCGAGTACGCCGACTGCGTGCTGTCGGTCGGTGCCCTGCGCGCGGACGGCGAGTCCGGGGCCTGCTTCACCAACCACGGCCCGTGGGTGCGCGTCCACGCCCCCGGCGAGCGTCTCACCAGCGCCCTCACCGGCTTCACCACGCCCGTGCCGTACGTCTACCAGCACTCCACCTACGACGCCTGCCGGTTCGGTGCCGCGTACCCGTGCACCTGCCGGTACCCGCGTCACACCGGTGTGCTGAGCGAGGGCCGGGAGAGCACCGGTGGCAAGCCGGACCAGGTGATGTTCGACGGTCTCGCGCAGTGGAGCGGCACCTCGTTCGCCACCCCGGTGGCCGCGGGCCTCGTCGCCGCCCGGATGTCGGCGTACCGGGAGCGCGACCCGCGGGCCGCCGGAGCCGGGCTGCTGGCGGCCACCACCGAGCGGGCCGAGGTGCGCGGGGCGCACGTGCCGGCGCTCCGGCCGCCCACCTGGCGCCCCGTACCGGTCGCCGCAGCGGCCCTGCCCGTATGA
- a CDS encoding helix-turn-helix transcriptional regulator: protein MRTYEQDAKTLELPWPFTGRADELELVRGALTAGRPGIVVTGPAGHGKTRLITEAVRGTDHARVTGTPEARDLPLAAFAHLLPDTVSLHCAVRALSGVRLLVVDDAQLLDETSAALVHQLAVQGRTRLVVAAADGPPAPAAVSRLWTGELLRRLPLDPLSHEDTAQLLAGAGLEPLTVRRLHRACRGDLRLLRDLVTALAGSGRLTTVPGTGERAWRGALPVTPAVRERLAPALERSGPGEREVLERLAFAEPVPLPVDELDLTALEHLEADGLIDVDEQGAVTLAHPLHGPALRATAGRLRARRLGRAPFAYGPALTAEQRTLVRRMERLDVRPVPTPVGEWLVAEGGVLPAGYAAVRARYARLRGELREAAAWAREGLRETESDSGCLTELALAEGRLGEVTDPDGVHALYGAVRLGEPERAVGRLPAGSVFARHADALARADGAALDGAAEELSERGFLLYAAEAYAQAVRVHRDPRAARLSRTRAVALARRCQGAGTPALAGLVLGELTARQRQIVTLAAAGLSNREIAERLTLSVRTVGNHLYSAYTRLGTGDRDALPWLVEVPETA, encoded by the coding sequence GTGAGGACTTACGAACAGGACGCCAAGACCCTGGAGCTGCCCTGGCCGTTCACCGGCCGGGCGGACGAACTGGAGCTGGTGCGCGGCGCGCTGACCGCCGGCCGGCCCGGCATCGTGGTGACCGGCCCGGCCGGCCACGGCAAGACCCGGCTGATCACGGAGGCCGTCCGGGGCACGGACCACGCCCGGGTGACCGGCACGCCCGAGGCCCGGGACCTGCCCCTCGCCGCGTTCGCGCACCTGCTGCCCGACACCGTCTCGCTGCACTGCGCGGTCCGCGCGCTGTCCGGCGTACGGCTGCTCGTCGTGGACGACGCCCAGCTCCTGGACGAGACCTCCGCCGCCCTGGTCCACCAACTGGCCGTACAGGGCCGCACCCGCCTGGTCGTGGCCGCGGCGGACGGCCCTCCGGCGCCCGCGGCGGTCTCCCGGCTGTGGACCGGTGAACTGCTGCGCCGCCTGCCCCTCGACCCGCTGTCCCACGAGGACACCGCCCAGCTGCTCGCCGGCGCCGGCCTGGAACCGCTCACCGTGCGCCGGCTGCACCGGGCCTGCCGGGGCGACCTGCGGCTGCTGCGCGACCTGGTGACCGCGCTCGCCGGGTCCGGCCGGCTGACGACGGTCCCGGGCACCGGCGAGCGGGCCTGGCGGGGCGCGCTGCCGGTCACCCCGGCCGTCCGCGAGCGGCTCGCGCCCGCCCTGGAGCGGTCCGGGCCCGGCGAACGCGAGGTCCTGGAACGCCTCGCGTTCGCCGAACCCGTGCCCCTGCCGGTGGACGAGCTGGACCTGACCGCCCTGGAACACCTGGAGGCGGACGGCCTGATCGACGTCGACGAGCAGGGCGCCGTCACCCTCGCCCACCCCCTGCACGGCCCCGCGCTGCGCGCCACGGCCGGCCGGCTGCGGGCCCGGCGGCTCGGCCGCGCCCCCTTCGCGTACGGCCCCGCACTGACCGCCGAACAGCGCACGCTGGTCCGGCGGATGGAGCGGCTCGACGTCCGGCCGGTGCCGACGCCGGTGGGGGAGTGGCTGGTGGCGGAGGGCGGTGTGCTGCCCGCCGGGTACGCCGCGGTCCGCGCCCGGTACGCACGCCTGCGGGGCGAGCTGCGGGAGGCGGCGGCCTGGGCCCGGGAGGGACTGCGGGAGACCGAGTCGGACAGCGGGTGCCTGACGGAACTCGCGTTGGCCGAGGGGCGGTTGGGCGAGGTGACCGATCCGGACGGCGTCCACGCGCTCTACGGCGCCGTGCGCCTCGGCGAGCCGGAGCGGGCGGTCGGGCGGCTGCCGGCCGGGAGCGTGTTCGCCCGGCACGCGGACGCGCTCGCGCGCGCGGACGGGGCCGCGCTGGACGGGGCCGCGGAGGAGCTGTCCGAGCGGGGGTTCCTGCTGTACGCGGCCGAGGCGTACGCACAGGCGGTACGGGTGCACCGGGATCCGCGGGCCGCGCGGCTGTCCCGTACCCGGGCCGTCGCCCTGGCCAGGCGCTGTCAGGGGGCCGGTACGCCCGCGCTGGCCGGGCTGGTGCTCGGCGAACTCACCGCACGGCAGCGGCAGATCGTCACGCTGGCCGCGGCCGGGCTCAGCAACCGGGAGATCGCCGAACGGCTGACGCTGTCGGTGCGGACGGTCGGGAACCATCTGTACAGCGCGTACACGCGACTCGGCACCGGGGACCGGGACGCGTTGCCCTGGCTGGTCGAGGTGCCGGAGACGGCTTAG
- a CDS encoding NtaA/DmoA family FMN-dependent monooxygenase (This protein belongs to a clade of FMN-dependent monooxygenases, within a broader family of flavin-dependent oxidoreductases, the luciferase-like monooxygenase (LMM) family, some of whose members use coenzyme F420 rather than FMN.), which translates to MSKPLKQIHLAAHFPGVNNTTVWSDPAAGSHIEFSSFAHFARTAERAKFDFLFLAEGLRLREQGGQIYDLDVVGRPDTFTVLAALAAVTDRLGLTGTINSTFNEPYEVARQFASLDHLSGGRSAWNVVTSWDAFTGENFRRGGFLPQEERYSRAKEFLATAHELFDSWHGDEILADQATGTFLRDARAGAFVHRGQHFDIHGRFNVPRSPQGRPVVFQAGDSEQGREFAASSADAIFSRYSTLKEGQAFYTDVKSRLAAYGRRPDQLLILPAATFVLGDTDQEAAELAREVRRQQVSGATAIKHLEFVWNRDLSAYDPEGPLPDVDPVVAEEHISRGRAQVRMYRDPVAIAREWRQLAEANKWSIRDLVIHTGNRQTFIGSPATVARTINDFVQADASDGFILVPHITPGGLDPFADKVVPLLQEQGVFRADYEGTTLRDHLGLAHPDEARAAERAAS; encoded by the coding sequence ATGAGCAAGCCGCTGAAGCAGATCCACCTGGCCGCCCACTTCCCCGGGGTCAACAACACCACCGTGTGGAGCGACCCGGCCGCCGGCAGCCACATAGAGTTCAGCTCCTTCGCCCACTTCGCGCGGACCGCCGAACGCGCCAAGTTCGACTTCCTGTTCCTCGCCGAGGGACTGCGGCTGCGCGAACAGGGCGGGCAGATCTACGACCTCGACGTGGTCGGCCGCCCCGACACCTTCACCGTGCTGGCCGCGCTGGCCGCCGTCACCGACCGGCTCGGCCTGACCGGCACCATCAACTCCACCTTCAACGAACCGTACGAGGTGGCCCGCCAGTTCGCCAGCCTCGACCACCTCTCCGGCGGCCGGTCCGCGTGGAACGTGGTCACCTCCTGGGACGCCTTCACCGGCGAGAACTTCCGGCGCGGCGGCTTCCTGCCGCAGGAGGAGCGCTACTCCCGCGCCAAGGAGTTCCTCGCCACCGCCCACGAGCTGTTCGACTCCTGGCACGGCGACGAGATCCTCGCCGACCAGGCCACCGGCACCTTCCTCCGGGACGCCAGGGCCGGCGCCTTCGTGCACCGGGGGCAGCACTTCGACATCCACGGCCGGTTCAACGTGCCGCGCTCCCCGCAGGGCCGGCCGGTCGTCTTCCAGGCCGGTGACTCGGAGCAGGGCCGCGAGTTCGCCGCCTCCAGCGCCGACGCGATCTTCAGCCGGTACTCCACGCTGAAGGAGGGCCAGGCCTTCTACACGGACGTCAAGTCCCGTCTCGCCGCGTACGGCCGCCGCCCCGACCAGCTGCTCATCCTGCCCGCCGCGACCTTCGTCCTCGGCGACACCGACCAGGAGGCCGCGGAACTGGCCCGGGAGGTCCGCCGGCAGCAGGTCAGCGGCGCCACCGCCATCAAGCACCTGGAGTTCGTCTGGAACCGGGACCTGTCGGCGTACGACCCGGAGGGCCCGCTGCCCGACGTCGACCCGGTGGTCGCCGAGGAGCACATCTCCCGGGGCCGCGCCCAGGTGCGGATGTACCGGGACCCGGTCGCCATCGCCCGCGAGTGGCGGCAGCTCGCCGAGGCCAACAAGTGGTCCATCCGCGACCTGGTCATCCACACCGGCAACCGGCAGACGTTCATCGGCTCCCCGGCCACCGTCGCGCGGACCATCAACGACTTCGTGCAGGCCGACGCGTCCGACGGCTTCATCCTCGTCCCGCACATCACCCCCGGCGGACTCGACCCGTTCGCCGACAAGGTGGTACCGCTCCTGCAGGAACAGGGCGTCTTCCGCGCGGACTACGAGGGCACCACCCTGCGCGACCACCTCGGCCTCGCCCACCCCGACGAGGCCCGCGCGGCGGAGCGTGCCGCTTCGTGA
- a CDS encoding M12 family metallopeptidase: MTRRLCSLPRQPAPAFAPGLTAERLGALLAGRRMWVNGTVLHYCFLDARTDASVIPVPGTGELRRVPWAGGEEQRDVVRACFGEWRDLGVGIGFAEVGDRCEAELRIGFQAGAGSWSAVGRDALSVGRGERTMNLGWDVTAPGERGTVLHQIGHALGMVHEHQSPFAGLHWDDEAVYAELAGPPNFFSRETTYRNVLGQLDACEAGGSVWDPQSVMTLPFGPGLVLEPEQYRGGLHPPGTPSPADKEFVLRWYPPTGPTGPAALVPFRSAPLGLGPGGQADFTVEPPETREYTVGTFGDADTVLVVFEERDGEPRFLAGHDDGGTPENAAVRVRLVKGRRYVVRVRLYSTWGSGETAVMCW, encoded by the coding sequence ATGACCCGACGTCTCTGCTCGCTTCCGCGGCAGCCGGCCCCGGCGTTCGCCCCGGGGCTGACGGCCGAGCGGCTGGGCGCGCTGCTCGCGGGGCGGCGGATGTGGGTCAACGGCACCGTGCTGCACTACTGCTTCCTGGACGCCCGCACCGACGCCTCGGTCATCCCGGTCCCCGGGACCGGGGAGCTGCGCCGGGTGCCGTGGGCGGGCGGCGAGGAGCAGCGGGACGTGGTCCGGGCGTGCTTCGGCGAGTGGCGGGATCTCGGCGTCGGCATCGGTTTCGCCGAGGTCGGGGACCGCTGCGAGGCGGAGCTGCGGATCGGGTTCCAGGCCGGTGCCGGGTCCTGGTCGGCGGTGGGCCGGGACGCCCTGTCGGTGGGCCGGGGCGAGCGCACCATGAACCTCGGCTGGGACGTGACCGCGCCCGGGGAGCGCGGGACGGTCCTGCACCAGATCGGGCACGCACTGGGCATGGTGCACGAGCACCAGAGTCCGTTCGCCGGGCTGCACTGGGACGACGAGGCCGTGTACGCCGAGCTGGCGGGCCCGCCGAACTTCTTCAGCCGGGAGACGACGTACCGGAACGTGCTGGGCCAGCTGGACGCCTGTGAGGCGGGCGGCTCGGTGTGGGACCCGCAGTCGGTGATGACGCTGCCGTTCGGGCCGGGGCTGGTGCTGGAGCCGGAGCAGTACCGCGGGGGGCTGCATCCGCCCGGCACGCCGTCCCCGGCGGACAAGGAGTTCGTGCTGCGCTGGTACCCGCCCACCGGTCCCACCGGGCCGGCCGCGCTGGTGCCGTTCCGGTCCGCGCCGCTCGGTCTCGGGCCGGGCGGGCAGGCCGACTTCACGGTCGAGCCGCCGGAGACCCGCGAGTACACCGTGGGCACTTTCGGCGACGCCGACACCGTACTGGTGGTCTTCGAGGAGCGCGACGGGGAGCCGCGCTTCCTCGCGGGCCACGACGACGGCGGCACACCGGAGAACGCCGCCGTCCGCGTCCGGCTCGTCAAGGGCCGCCGCTACGTCGTCCGGGTCCGCCTGTACTCCACGTGGGGGTCGGGGGAGACGGCGGTCATGTGCTGGTGA
- a CDS encoding CHAT domain-containing protein — MRDVTAGSESVLELLPMVFADPGEARARAEHVLRAAPSPVHASVAHQVLGIWQRDFGDLRIALRHLRRARDLAARAESADREADVLATLGVALVHAGRTRQGLASFERGVARGSGHTRARVLYRRAYVWWVLGRHREALDDVRRALPVLRQAADDIWTARALTLRATVHLALGAVDRAVADFTAAERLWDTTGQEHDKADAVESRGLAAFRSGDIPAALRLLDEAEERYAKLGTPTYNLSIRRCEVLMAAGLAPEALAEADAAIALLDRMGGQSTRKAELLLAASWAARSAGDAHTAIARAAVAVRLFAAQRRSWWETHARLVLLEARVAAGRRSGRMVADAAAVAERLDSFGSPAAPEASLLAGRIALALGWTADAERHLAVAARSRHGGPPTARMTGWVAQALRARAAGSRRGVLEACRRGLDVLDDHRMTLGASELRAHATAQGAELAALAQEVSLAQGGPRRLLGWSERWRATVLSAPPTRPPDDRALLSGLTAYREIAARAEAARMQGRPVPALEREQRRLEREIRSRTRHMGGAAADAGDRLDVGRLLDRLGDGRLVELAVVEGRVHVLLCGQGRVRRFTGGSLAEAVAEAEHVQAGLRRLAHPGAEARLPLVEAAGRRLQELLLAGAVPQLGSGPVVIVPPGALHRVPWALLPALRERVLSVSPSAGSWLRAHETAPPPDGRPVLVRGPGLATGGAEVPELADRYGTATVLEGEAAQVPRVLAELDGAGLAHLAAHGTFRADSPLFSALRMADGPLIVHDFERLARSPYRIILSSCDTARLASVGADELLGLVTALLPLGTAGVVASSAPVNDAAVVPLMLSLHKGLGAGLSLAEALRDARAALPGDALHQATGWAFAAFGAA, encoded by the coding sequence ATGCGAGACGTGACAGCGGGAAGCGAGTCGGTTCTCGAACTGCTGCCCATGGTGTTCGCCGATCCGGGCGAGGCCCGGGCACGCGCCGAACACGTCCTGCGCGCCGCTCCGTCGCCGGTCCACGCCAGCGTCGCCCACCAGGTCCTCGGCATCTGGCAGCGGGACTTCGGCGACCTGCGGATTGCGCTGCGGCATCTGCGGCGGGCCCGGGACCTGGCGGCGCGCGCCGAGTCGGCCGACCGGGAGGCCGATGTGCTGGCCACGCTGGGGGTCGCACTGGTGCACGCGGGGCGCACGCGGCAGGGGCTCGCGTCCTTCGAGCGGGGGGTCGCCCGGGGCAGCGGTCACACCCGGGCCCGGGTGCTGTACCGGCGGGCCTACGTGTGGTGGGTGCTGGGGCGTCACCGGGAGGCCCTGGACGACGTACGGCGGGCCCTGCCCGTCCTGCGGCAGGCCGCCGACGACATCTGGACCGCGCGGGCGCTGACCCTGCGGGCCACCGTGCACCTGGCGCTGGGCGCGGTGGACCGGGCCGTCGCGGACTTCACGGCGGCGGAGCGGCTGTGGGACACCACCGGCCAGGAGCACGACAAGGCGGACGCGGTGGAGAGCCGGGGGCTGGCCGCGTTCCGGTCCGGGGACATCCCGGCGGCACTGCGGCTGCTGGACGAGGCCGAGGAGCGCTACGCCAAGCTGGGCACGCCCACCTACAACCTTTCGATCCGGCGCTGCGAGGTGCTGATGGCGGCGGGGCTGGCCCCGGAGGCGCTGGCCGAGGCGGACGCGGCGATCGCGCTGCTGGACCGGATGGGCGGTCAGTCCACCCGCAAGGCCGAGCTGCTGCTCGCCGCCTCGTGGGCCGCCCGGTCGGCGGGGGACGCGCACACCGCCATAGCCCGCGCCGCCGTCGCCGTACGGCTGTTCGCGGCGCAGCGCCGGAGCTGGTGGGAGACGCACGCCCGGCTGGTGCTGCTGGAGGCGCGGGTGGCGGCCGGGCGGCGGTCGGGGCGGATGGTCGCGGACGCGGCGGCGGTCGCCGAGAGGCTGGACTCCTTCGGTTCGCCCGCCGCGCCGGAGGCGTCGCTGCTGGCGGGCCGGATCGCGCTTGCGCTGGGCTGGACGGCGGACGCGGAGCGGCACCTGGCGGTGGCCGCGCGCAGCCGGCACGGCGGGCCGCCGACGGCCCGCATGACGGGCTGGGTGGCACAGGCGCTGCGGGCTCGGGCGGCCGGTTCCCGGCGCGGGGTGCTGGAGGCGTGCCGGCGCGGTCTGGACGTGCTGGACGACCACCGGATGACGCTGGGCGCCTCGGAGCTGCGCGCCCACGCGACCGCGCAGGGCGCCGAACTGGCCGCGCTGGCACAGGAGGTGAGCCTCGCGCAGGGCGGTCCGCGCCGGTTGCTGGGGTGGAGCGAGCGGTGGCGGGCGACCGTGCTCTCCGCGCCGCCGACCCGGCCGCCCGACGACCGGGCTCTGCTGAGCGGGCTGACCGCCTACCGGGAGATCGCGGCCCGCGCGGAGGCCGCCCGGATGCAGGGCCGCCCGGTGCCGGCGCTGGAGCGCGAACAGCGGCGCCTGGAACGGGAGATCCGCTCGCGCACCCGGCACATGGGCGGGGCCGCGGCCGACGCGGGCGACCGGCTCGACGTGGGCCGGCTGCTGGACCGGCTCGGCGACGGACGGCTGGTCGAACTGGCGGTGGTGGAAGGCCGGGTGCACGTCCTGCTGTGCGGGCAGGGCCGGGTACGGCGATTCACGGGTGGTTCGCTGGCGGAGGCGGTGGCCGAGGCCGAGCACGTGCAGGCGGGGCTACGGCGGCTCGCGCACCCCGGGGCCGAGGCCCGGCTGCCCCTCGTGGAGGCCGCCGGCCGGCGTCTGCAGGAACTCCTGCTGGCCGGGGCGGTGCCGCAGCTGGGCTCGGGCCCGGTGGTGATCGTGCCGCCGGGCGCACTGCACCGGGTGCCGTGGGCGCTGCTGCCCGCGCTGCGGGAGCGGGTGCTGAGCGTGTCGCCGTCGGCGGGCAGCTGGCTGCGCGCCCACGAGACCGCGCCGCCGCCGGACGGCCGGCCGGTGCTGGTGCGCGGCCCCGGCCTCGCGACGGGCGGCGCGGAGGTGCCCGAACTGGCGGACCGGTACGGCACGGCGACCGTCCTGGAGGGCGAGGCCGCTCAGGTGCCCCGGGTGCTGGCGGAACTCGACGGCGCGGGCCTCGCCCACCTCGCGGCGCACGGCACGTTCCGCGCCGACAGCCCGCTGTTCTCCGCCCTCCGGATGGCCGACGGCCCGCTGATCGTGCACGACTTCGAGCGCCTGGCCCGCAGTCCGTACCGGATCATCCTGTCCAGCTGTGACACCGCCCGTCTCGCCTCGGTCGGCGCCGACGAACTCCTCGGCCTGGTCACGGCGTTGCTGCCGCTGGGCACGGCGGGGGTGGTGGCGAGCAGCGCTCCGGTCAACGACGCGGCGGTGGTCCCGCTGATGCTGTCGCTGCACAAGGGCCTCGGCGCGGGTCTCTCGCTGGCCGAGGCCCTGCGCGACGCCCGCGCCGCCCTGCCCGGCGACGCGCTCCACCAGGCGACGGGCTGGGCGTTCGCGGCGTTCGGGGCCGCGTGA
- a CDS encoding ABC transporter substrate-binding protein has product MRSHFSRRSLIRGITAATTVATLATGLAACGGESDAATTTDAAGTVTVGRVSNGAAKQTELKVSEVKSLNAELPAAIRKSGTLRIGVGALPDGFPPLAYIGGDQKTLTGAEPDLGRLVAAVLGLKPQFSNATWENMFVGIDSGKYDAAFANITDTEERKKKYDFASYRKDNVGFEVLKKSTWNFDGNYENLAGRTVAVDNGTNQEKILLEWQTKLKKEGKTLTVKHYQSKNATYLALTGGRIDAYFAANPGVAYHITQTAKSPNPTRSAGTFSGAGATLQGLIAATTKKDSGLAKPFADAVNYLIEHGQYAKWLAAYNLSDESVAKSEVNPPGLPLTNS; this is encoded by the coding sequence ATGCGCAGCCACTTCTCCCGACGCAGCCTGATACGCGGCATCACCGCGGCGACCACGGTCGCCACCCTGGCCACCGGGCTCGCCGCCTGCGGTGGTGAGAGCGACGCCGCCACCACGACCGACGCCGCCGGCACGGTGACCGTGGGCCGGGTGTCCAACGGCGCGGCCAAGCAGACCGAGCTGAAGGTCTCCGAGGTGAAGTCCCTCAACGCCGAACTGCCCGCCGCGATCCGCAAGAGCGGCACCCTGAGGATCGGTGTCGGCGCCCTGCCCGACGGCTTCCCGCCGCTGGCCTACATCGGCGGCGACCAGAAGACCCTCACCGGTGCCGAGCCGGACCTGGGCCGCCTGGTCGCCGCGGTCCTCGGACTGAAGCCGCAGTTCTCCAACGCCACCTGGGAGAACATGTTCGTCGGTATCGACAGCGGCAAGTACGACGCCGCCTTCGCCAACATCACCGACACCGAGGAACGCAAGAAGAAGTACGACTTCGCGTCCTACCGCAAGGACAACGTCGGCTTCGAGGTGCTGAAGAAGAGCACCTGGAACTTCGACGGGAACTACGAGAACCTCGCCGGCAGGACCGTCGCCGTGGACAACGGCACGAACCAGGAGAAGATCCTCCTGGAGTGGCAGACGAAGCTGAAGAAGGAGGGCAAGACCCTCACCGTCAAGCACTACCAGAGCAAGAACGCCACCTACCTGGCGCTGACCGGCGGCAGGATCGACGCCTACTTCGCCGCCAACCCCGGTGTCGCGTACCACATCACGCAGACCGCGAAGTCACCGAACCCCACCCGCAGCGCGGGCACCTTCTCCGGCGCGGGCGCCACGCTGCAGGGCCTGATCGCCGCGACCACGAAGAAGGACAGCGGACTCGCCAAGCCGTTCGCGGACGCCGTCAACTACCTGATCGAGCACGGTCAGTACGCCAAGTGGCTGGCCGCCTACAACCTCTCCGACGAGTCCGTGGCGAAGTCGGAGGTCAACCCGCCCGGACTGCCGCTCACCAACTCCTGA
- a CDS encoding putative leader peptide, translated as MPSQARPPHAPHPYRSVRLHSRPHIDLQRVSAALCRH; from the coding sequence GTGCCCTCGCAGGCGCGCCCGCCGCACGCCCCGCACCCGTACCGCTCCGTCCGTCTGCACTCCCGGCCGCACATAGACCTCCAGCGCGTGTCCGCCGCGCTCTGTCGCCACTGA